One Halobaculum sp. CBA1158 DNA segment encodes these proteins:
- a CDS encoding PD-(D/E)XK nuclease family protein, giving the protein MPLREAKSIDALAAETSDADLTLSADPPLTLALDRRVTAPRLGRASATPRSYAADEFVPRDRRSLFETLVGSTDLTWKRAHRALDRCLDCWDATGSLEAITDYEEFDTPAVRTTRDVLREADSSYRDLAAATPPSGATAVVDEARLSSLDRTLLPDDYRTVSPFTGETAELPSFHVFPSATAIVDALVTQLDARAAEAVGIVLDDSSVFSPLVESALETAGVPYQGGPGFVDDDDLRAFLRLSEAVFAGGDLRVSDLRPLVARLGIDLDREDDHRRVDRVAVGTAYDRFREAVRTGTLREAIAVYEEASAGSLDPLRRECDALGLLDGTFTRRRLDQLRYYVGSFDVPVDRDDDGVLLADGAVASYIDRPVVFYLGLGDGWARTPPDLPWVDPGERVQRDLDRFEILLQNGRERHALVQETHAGSAVTPCVYLRDAVDDTVETFTDLPHATHGDDATRDGVGTPFVAPDASASATVGGGYRDRDSDRHRDRDDNRDGDPDRDDNRDGDPDRDDTDGDYSDRNADSDDGDRTAPATVSQSTLRRLANCPREEYFRRLVDSPTSLPMARGTVVHEAAELYVADPDAVRERREAVIDAMCEQVRAYASTVREPVERTRLDLALETVTRYLDAHPPEETSHDAYADRSQSNELAERLGMSADSALTERWFEAPEVGLHGFVDLLHSGTAVVDYKTGSQSTAASLRRRGALDPPHEDPTFQAAAYLAQQRRERPNRPLEIRFVHVLEQADRLARGDDVSVDDCVTTVEYLPCTFGEFAARRETYEAVTDYADSNDRVKALEPLGYEAYRDFFTEHDLPRKGVDPDRRADVTRAFIEYTKARYKDTKYVENGCRKAIGDVDDLVGERYLTDDLDAFESFVARQRDRLADYRRDGFPVRVREDGPNWDRVDARDLVIDDV; this is encoded by the coding sequence GTGCCACTTCGGGAGGCGAAATCCATCGACGCGCTCGCCGCCGAGACGAGCGACGCCGACCTCACGCTCTCTGCGGACCCGCCGCTGACGCTCGCGCTGGACCGTCGCGTCACGGCTCCGCGGCTGGGTCGGGCGAGCGCGACGCCGCGGAGCTACGCGGCCGACGAGTTCGTTCCGCGCGATCGCAGGTCGCTGTTCGAGACGCTCGTCGGGTCGACCGACCTCACGTGGAAGCGGGCTCACCGCGCGCTCGATCGGTGTCTCGACTGCTGGGACGCGACCGGATCGCTCGAGGCGATCACCGACTACGAGGAGTTCGACACCCCGGCGGTCCGGACGACCCGGGACGTGCTCCGGGAGGCCGACTCCAGCTATCGCGACCTCGCGGCCGCGACGCCGCCGTCGGGGGCGACGGCGGTCGTCGACGAGGCGAGGCTGAGTTCGCTCGATCGGACCCTGCTCCCGGACGACTACCGCACGGTATCGCCGTTCACCGGCGAAACGGCCGAGCTCCCGTCGTTTCACGTCTTTCCCTCGGCCACGGCGATCGTCGACGCGCTCGTCACGCAGCTGGACGCGCGCGCCGCCGAGGCGGTCGGGATCGTCCTCGACGACTCGAGCGTGTTCAGCCCGCTCGTGGAGTCGGCGCTCGAGACCGCCGGCGTCCCGTACCAGGGCGGGCCGGGCTTCGTCGACGACGACGACCTCCGGGCGTTCCTCCGCCTCTCGGAGGCCGTCTTCGCCGGGGGCGACCTCCGCGTGAGCGACCTGCGACCGCTCGTCGCCCGCCTCGGCATCGACCTCGACCGCGAGGACGACCACCGGCGAGTCGACCGGGTCGCCGTCGGAACTGCCTACGATCGGTTCCGGGAGGCGGTTCGGACGGGGACGCTTCGCGAGGCGATCGCGGTCTACGAGGAGGCGTCGGCCGGCTCGCTCGACCCGCTCCGGCGAGAGTGCGACGCGCTCGGGCTGCTCGACGGGACGTTCACCCGGCGGCGACTCGATCAGTTGCGGTACTACGTCGGTTCGTTCGACGTCCCCGTCGACCGCGACGACGACGGCGTGCTGCTCGCGGACGGTGCCGTGGCGAGCTACATCGACCGGCCGGTCGTGTTCTACCTGGGACTGGGCGACGGGTGGGCGCGGACGCCTCCTGACCTCCCGTGGGTCGACCCCGGCGAGCGCGTCCAGCGCGACCTCGACCGCTTCGAGATCCTCCTCCAGAACGGGCGGGAGCGACACGCCCTCGTCCAAGAGACGCACGCCGGTTCGGCGGTCACGCCGTGCGTCTACCTCCGGGACGCAGTCGACGACACCGTCGAGACGTTCACCGACCTCCCGCACGCGACCCACGGCGACGACGCCACCCGCGACGGCGTCGGCACGCCGTTCGTCGCTCCGGACGCCAGCGCCAGCGCCACCGTCGGCGGTGGCTACCGCGACCGCGACAGCGACCGCCACCGCGACCGCGACGACAACCGTGACGGCGACCCCGACCGCGACGACAACCGTGACGGCGACCCCGACCGCGACGACACCGACGGCGACTACAGCGACCGCAACGCCGACAGCGACGACGGCGACCGGACCGCGCCGGCGACGGTGAGCCAGTCGACGTTGCGACGCCTCGCGAACTGTCCCCGCGAGGAGTACTTCCGCCGGTTGGTCGACTCGCCCACGTCGCTCCCGATGGCCCGCGGGACGGTCGTCCACGAGGCCGCAGAGCTGTACGTCGCCGACCCCGACGCGGTCCGCGAGCGACGCGAGGCCGTCATTGACGCGATGTGCGAACAGGTCCGCGCGTACGCCTCGACGGTCCGCGAGCCGGTCGAGCGGACGCGACTCGACCTGGCGCTGGAGACGGTGACGCGGTACCTCGACGCCCATCCCCCCGAGGAGACGAGCCACGACGCCTACGCCGACCGCTCGCAGTCGAACGAACTCGCCGAGCGCCTCGGGATGTCGGCCGACTCCGCGCTCACCGAGCGGTGGTTCGAGGCCCCCGAGGTCGGGCTGCACGGGTTCGTCGACCTGCTCCACTCGGGGACGGCGGTCGTCGACTACAAGACCGGGTCGCAGTCGACGGCCGCGAGCCTCCGGCGGCGAGGCGCGCTCGATCCGCCCCACGAGGACCCGACGTTCCAGGCGGCGGCGTACCTCGCCCAGCAGCGTCGCGAGCGGCCGAACCGGCCCCTGGAGATCCGCTTCGTGCACGTGCTCGAACAGGCCGACCGGCTCGCCCGCGGCGACGACGTGTCCGTCGACGACTGCGTCACCACCGTCGAGTACCTCCCGTGTACGTTCGGGGAGTTCGCCGCCCGTCGGGAGACGTACGAGGCCGTCACCGACTACGCCGACTCGAACGACCGGGTGAAGGCGCTCGAGCCGCTGGGCTACGAGGCGTATCGCGACTTCTTCACGGAACACGACCTCCCCCGGAAGGGCGTCGACCCCGACCGTCGAGCGGACGTCACGCGGGCGTTCATCGAGTACACGAAGGCCCGGTACAAGGACACGAAGTACGTCGAGAACGGCTGTCGGAAGGCGATCGGCGACGTCGACGACCTGGTCGGCGAGCGGTATCTCACCGACGACCTGGACGCGTTCGAGTCGTTCGTCGCGCGTCAGCGCGACCGCCTCGCCGACTACCGGCGCGACGGCTTCCCGGTCCGCGTTCGCGAGGACGGGCCGAACTGGGACCGCGTCGACGCACGCGACCTGGTGATCGACGATGTCTGA
- a CDS encoding ATP-dependent helicase — translation MSEPTPNEDQRHLIESTEGIYRVDAGAGTGKTFAVTRRYARILETTDATPEDVLLVTFTRTAAREMRDRIGRRTTYDVRELQDAPISTFHAYCFRLLRRYGHTVPEALGIDEEIPDSVDLLEDSVRERRLFSRFVSRFADDHPEHAELLRIFRDPATLHELVGELAAKGVVPTRAGWYRGTDDPLTGDREAFFEAFAAANEPGEGARGPTNSDARSAVADWDASEYAPDAPPASAVHDGTRVSREVVERAYDADRDALLTFVRDVYVEYLEYALSQNTLTQGLMLALAFVMLCDRPTVRDRVAHEYVMVDEFQDTNELQFKIALLLSDTNNVCVVGDWKQSIYGFQHTSVENITEFDDRLRRFASDLNADRTRINYPVDETETIPLYRNYRSSASILEFAEESLSIPATYGERVGDPLADERSLVATNHVDNARIEAYRASAEHELLLDRIQAIVGNEAYAVEVREDPRPDEDAPAAERAAAERERLGAPSYGDIAVFTRTRAFAREFLERAAEYGVPVAYEGGVELFDTPEAKLALAWLRIAESDDRRGWAVALERAGYGVDRAETLLDAGAYPDAMTRFRDELAELETLGGFLRRVFDRYGRTNAYADALVDHLTGLYENSTLPRGEAIQYVEANLAAGTTVEIDASPGEDAVTLRTVHGAKGLEYPIVILANLNDRAFPHYGRPPACPVVYDDDLGVRQTREYSEAGAYPHVYRNWRYSLLRSVRPSTYDEERRLLYVAMTRAKRHLLFTAGENPSRFMDGLSIDATEVDPEPERVDSERPTAEPFAVDVPDRSSVPRRLSVHDLMDDGVYDDREGGRGTEFGTELHDFAEAYADGAAAEPSNDDQRAVAAFLDGLDGDLRTEVPALLPLPGEPRVTLAGVIDLVHVTDGRVDVVDYKTDPDRLAHGEYRTQLSAYHHVLASVYPDRTIRLVVYYTAEDEAVAVDPIDLDALRALVPEK, via the coding sequence ATGTCTGAGCCGACGCCGAACGAGGATCAACGGCACCTCATCGAGTCCACAGAGGGGATCTACCGCGTCGACGCGGGTGCCGGCACCGGCAAGACGTTCGCGGTCACCCGCCGCTACGCCCGGATCCTGGAGACGACGGACGCGACCCCCGAGGACGTCCTGCTGGTCACGTTCACGCGCACCGCCGCCCGGGAGATGCGCGACCGGATCGGCCGGCGGACGACGTACGACGTTCGGGAGCTACAGGACGCGCCGATCAGCACCTTTCACGCCTACTGTTTCCGCCTGCTCCGCCGGTACGGTCACACCGTCCCCGAGGCGCTGGGCATCGACGAGGAGATCCCCGACTCCGTCGATCTCCTCGAGGACTCCGTCCGCGAGCGGCGACTGTTCTCCCGGTTCGTGTCGCGGTTCGCCGACGATCACCCCGAACACGCCGAGCTCCTCCGGATCTTCCGCGACCCCGCGACGCTGCACGAACTCGTCGGTGAACTCGCGGCGAAAGGCGTCGTGCCGACGCGAGCGGGGTGGTACCGCGGGACCGACGATCCCCTGACGGGCGACCGCGAGGCGTTCTTCGAGGCGTTCGCGGCGGCCAACGAGCCGGGGGAGGGCGCGCGGGGGCCGACCAACAGCGACGCCCGGTCGGCGGTCGCCGACTGGGACGCGAGCGAGTACGCCCCGGACGCGCCGCCCGCCTCCGCCGTACACGACGGGACGCGCGTGTCTCGGGAGGTCGTCGAACGGGCGTACGACGCCGACCGCGACGCCCTCCTTACGTTCGTCCGAGACGTGTACGTCGAGTACCTCGAGTACGCCCTCTCGCAGAACACCCTCACGCAGGGGCTGATGCTCGCGCTGGCGTTCGTCATGCTGTGCGACCGGCCGACCGTCCGCGACCGGGTCGCCCACGAGTACGTGATGGTCGACGAGTTCCAGGACACGAACGAGCTCCAGTTCAAGATCGCGCTCCTGCTGTCGGACACGAACAACGTCTGCGTCGTCGGCGACTGGAAGCAGTCCATCTACGGCTTCCAACACACCAGCGTCGAGAACATCACCGAGTTCGACGACCGGCTCCGGCGGTTCGCGAGCGACCTGAACGCCGACCGGACCCGGATCAACTACCCGGTCGACGAGACCGAGACGATCCCGCTGTACCGGAACTACCGATCGTCGGCGTCGATCCTCGAGTTCGCCGAGGAGAGCCTCTCGATCCCCGCGACCTACGGCGAGCGCGTCGGCGATCCGCTCGCGGACGAGCGGTCGCTGGTCGCGACCAACCACGTGGACAACGCGCGGATCGAGGCGTACCGAGCGAGCGCGGAACACGAGCTGTTGCTCGATCGGATTCAAGCGATCGTCGGCAACGAGGCGTACGCCGTCGAGGTGCGCGAGGACCCCCGCCCCGACGAGGACGCCCCGGCGGCCGAGCGCGCGGCCGCCGAGCGCGAGCGACTCGGCGCACCCAGCTACGGGGACATCGCGGTGTTCACGCGGACGCGGGCGTTCGCCCGGGAGTTCCTCGAGCGGGCCGCCGAGTACGGGGTACCGGTCGCCTACGAGGGCGGCGTCGAGCTGTTCGACACGCCGGAGGCGAAGCTCGCGCTCGCGTGGCTGCGGATCGCCGAGTCCGACGACCGCCGCGGGTGGGCGGTCGCCCTCGAACGCGCGGGCTACGGCGTCGATCGCGCTGAGACGCTCCTCGACGCCGGGGCGTACCCGGACGCGATGACGCGGTTTCGCGACGAGCTCGCGGAGTTGGAGACGCTCGGCGGATTCCTCCGGCGCGTCTTCGACCGCTACGGCCGCACGAACGCCTACGCCGACGCGCTCGTCGATCACCTCACCGGCCTCTACGAGAACAGCACGCTCCCGCGCGGGGAGGCGATCCAGTACGTCGAGGCGAACCTCGCGGCCGGGACGACCGTCGAGATCGACGCGAGTCCCGGGGAGGACGCCGTTACGCTCCGGACCGTCCACGGCGCGAAGGGGCTGGAGTACCCGATCGTGATCCTCGCGAACCTCAACGACCGGGCGTTCCCCCACTACGGTCGCCCGCCGGCGTGTCCGGTCGTCTACGACGACGACCTCGGGGTGCGCCAGACCCGCGAGTACAGCGAGGCGGGGGCGTACCCGCACGTCTATCGCAACTGGCGGTACTCGCTGTTGCGGTCGGTTCGCCCGTCGACGTACGACGAGGAGCGCCGCCTGCTGTACGTCGCGATGACGCGCGCGAAGCGACATCTCCTGTTCACGGCCGGCGAGAACCCGAGTCGGTTCATGGACGGGCTGTCGATCGACGCGACCGAGGTCGATCCGGAGCCGGAGCGGGTCGACTCCGAGCGGCCGACGGCCGAGCCGTTCGCGGTCGACGTCCCCGACCGGTCGTCGGTTCCGCGTCGACTCAGCGTCCACGACCTCATGGACGACGGCGTCTACGACGACCGCGAGGGCGGCCGCGGCACCGAGTTCGGGACCGAACTCCACGACTTCGCGGAGGCGTACGCCGACGGCGCGGCGGCGGAGCCGTCGAACGACGACCAGCGCGCGGTCGCCGCGTTCCTCGACGGTCTCGACGGGGACCTGCGGACCGAGGTCCCGGCGCTGTTGCCGCTTCCGGGCGAACCGCGGGTCACGCTCGCGGGAGTGATCGACCTCGTGCACGTCACCGACGGACGCGTCGACGTCGTCGACTACAAGACCGACCCCGATCGCCTCGCACACGGGGAGTACCGAACCCAGTTGAGCGCGTACCACCACGTGCTCGCGAGCGTCTACCCGGACCGGACGATCCGACTCGTGGTGTACTACACCGCCGAGGACGAGGCGGTCGCGGTCGATCCGATCGACCTCGACGCGCTTCGAGCGCTCGTGCCGGAAAAATAA
- a CDS encoding DoxX family protein produces the protein MTDESEQSPVRPSPSRLGRLLFGLGVALQASEDFRDMDDTVEYAESAGVPMPELAAPFASGMMLVGGLGVALWRFPRVATGAVATFLAVVTPTMHDFWTEEGDASGERLAFFGNLAMFGAALAFLREAYRR, from the coding sequence ATGACAGACGAGTCGGAGCAGTCGCCCGTCCGCCCGTCGCCGTCGCGTCTCGGACGCCTCCTGTTCGGCCTGGGGGTCGCGTTGCAGGCCTCCGAGGACTTCCGCGACATGGACGACACCGTCGAGTACGCCGAGTCCGCCGGCGTGCCGATGCCGGAACTGGCCGCCCCGTTCGCCTCGGGGATGATGCTCGTCGGGGGCCTCGGCGTCGCGCTGTGGCGGTTCCCCCGGGTCGCGACCGGCGCGGTCGCCACCTTCCTCGCCGTGGTCACGCCGACGATGCACGACTTCTGGACCGAGGAGGGCGACGCCAGCGGCGAGCGCCTGGCGTTCTTCGGCAACCTCGCCATGTTCGGCGCGGCGCTGGCGTTCCTCCGGGAGGCGTACCGACGGTAG
- a CDS encoding TetR/AcrR family transcriptional regulator, which translates to MSDGTEGNGDGVDADGDATTGDVAPADDADDADPDDERDVDVLIMEATYRALRTHGYAELSVSHIADEFEKSKSLLYYHYDSKDDLIAGFLSFAGDHFIEMLDEAERDADDPVGTLRAFVDLYLGAELDEEMAAAQRLILDLRAQAVSEPRFREEFTRIDRHLRERIVDAVEDGVDTGVFPADIDPEAVGSYVLATLSGAMLQRHTAEDDVVTPVRDVIHARLDEFVDE; encoded by the coding sequence ATGAGTGACGGAACCGAGGGGAACGGCGACGGGGTCGACGCGGACGGCGACGCGACTACCGGGGACGTCGCGCCCGCGGACGACGCCGACGACGCCGACCCCGACGACGAGCGGGACGTGGACGTCCTGATCATGGAGGCGACGTACCGCGCGCTCCGGACCCACGGCTACGCCGAGTTGAGCGTCTCGCACATCGCCGACGAGTTCGAGAAGAGCAAGTCGCTGCTGTACTACCACTACGACTCCAAAGACGACCTCATCGCGGGGTTCCTGAGCTTCGCCGGCGACCACTTCATCGAGATGCTCGACGAGGCCGAGCGCGACGCCGACGACCCCGTCGGAACGCTCCGCGCCTTCGTCGACCTCTATCTCGGCGCGGAGCTCGACGAGGAGATGGCCGCCGCCCAGCGGCTGATCCTCGACCTGCGCGCGCAGGCGGTCTCGGAACCGCGCTTTCGCGAGGAGTTCACCCGGATCGACCGACACCTGCGCGAACGGATCGTCGACGCCGTGGAGGACGGCGTCGACACGGGCGTGTTCCCGGCCGACATCGACCCCGAGGCCGTCGGCTCCTACGTGCTCGCGACGCTGTCGGGCGCGATGCTCCAACGCCACACCGCCGAAGACGACGTGGTCACGCCCGTCAGGGACGTGATCCACGCCCGACTCGACGAGTTCGTCGACGAGTAA
- a CDS encoding ABC transporter permease yields MNLLDRLWGAFPALLMARRNVSRAKTRSALAIAAIVIGVVAIGAIGAGGVAFQQSQLETLGTIGSDVQVFAGEDNENGYLTQSDVGTIDRVSGQAEIVPLRQDSGRLIDDGEAVDSPTLYGVEDPTTLYEVRDGSIPPNWRNGALVGATLADRHDLRPGSRVSIRRTVTEDGETVQRTETYRVRAVLAEAGQADIANPNEAFVLPPGAFADDRFAQVVVRAEDATTANETAMQIKRTFNGRRTLVSVFERGDVSEQIDEAFRLINLFLVGIGAISLVVAGVSIANVMLMSAIERREEIGVLRAVGYQKLDIVRIMLAEATLLGTVGSILGGVLALGAVAAINAALLGDPFAFSVEGLRYVAGGMAFGVIASLVAGIYPAWKAASERPVEALRG; encoded by the coding sequence ATGAACCTCCTCGACCGGCTGTGGGGGGCGTTTCCCGCGCTGTTGATGGCGCGCCGGAACGTCTCGCGCGCGAAGACCCGCTCGGCGCTCGCGATCGCGGCGATCGTCATCGGGGTCGTCGCCATCGGCGCGATCGGCGCGGGCGGCGTCGCCTTCCAGCAGTCGCAACTGGAGACGCTTGGCACGATCGGGTCGGACGTGCAGGTGTTCGCCGGCGAGGACAACGAGAACGGCTACCTGACCCAGTCGGACGTGGGAACGATCGACCGCGTCAGCGGGCAGGCCGAGATCGTCCCGCTGCGCCAGGACAGCGGACGGCTGATCGACGACGGAGAGGCGGTCGACAGCCCGACGCTGTACGGCGTCGAGGACCCGACGACGCTGTATGAGGTCCGGGACGGCTCGATCCCGCCGAACTGGCGAAACGGCGCGCTCGTCGGCGCGACGCTCGCCGACCGCCACGACCTGCGACCCGGCTCGCGGGTGTCGATCCGTCGGACCGTCACCGAGGACGGCGAGACCGTCCAGCGGACGGAGACGTACCGCGTCCGGGCCGTCCTCGCCGAGGCGGGCCAGGCCGACATCGCCAACCCCAACGAGGCGTTCGTGCTCCCGCCGGGCGCGTTCGCGGACGACCGCTTCGCGCAGGTCGTCGTCCGCGCGGAGGACGCGACCACCGCCAACGAGACGGCGATGCAGATCAAGCGGACGTTCAACGGCCGCCGGACGCTCGTCAGCGTGTTCGAGCGCGGCGACGTGTCCGAGCAGATCGACGAGGCGTTCCGACTGATCAACCTCTTTCTCGTCGGCATCGGTGCGATCTCGCTGGTCGTCGCCGGCGTCTCCATCGCCAACGTGATGCTCATGTCGGCGATCGAGCGCCGCGAGGAGATCGGCGTCCTCCGGGCCGTCGGCTACCAGAAGCTCGACATCGTCCGGATCATGCTCGCGGAGGCGACGCTCCTCGGGACGGTCGGCTCGATACTGGGCGGCGTCCTCGCGCTCGGAGCCGTCGCGGCGATCAACGCGGCGCTGCTGGGCGACCCCTTCGCGTTCTCCGTCGAGGGGCTCCGCTACGTCGCCGGCGGGATGGCCTTCGGCGTGATCGCCAGCCTCGTCGCGGGGATCTATCCCGCCTGGAAGGCCGCCAGCGAGCGCCCCGTGGAGGCGCTCCGTGGGTGA
- a CDS encoding ABC transporter ATP-binding protein, whose amino-acid sequence MTDHDRADDAAANDASVGGDTRPVGDASATGDSDVSATGDDGTVGDAAAGRALISGRDVVKEYDTGGETVRALRGIDFRVDPGEFVAIVGPSGSGKSTLLNMLGLLDVPTSGVVELEGVDVETFGDAERTRRRKETIGFVFQSFHLIPTLSAVENVEVPRLLDRTPARTREVAEDLLDRMGLGDRLGHYPDELSGGQKQRVAIARALVNDPRLVLADEPTGNLDRDTGDQILAEFDAITDEGVSVVTVTHDDYVAQFADRVVNLIDGTVREDAEAVTG is encoded by the coding sequence ATGACCGACCACGACCGCGCGGACGACGCCGCGGCGAACGACGCGTCCGTCGGCGGCGACACCCGACCGGTCGGCGACGCGTCCGCCACCGGCGACAGCGACGTGTCCGCCACCGGCGACGACGGTACCGTCGGCGACGCCGCCGCCGGCCGAGCGCTCATCTCCGGACGCGACGTGGTGAAGGAGTACGACACGGGCGGGGAGACTGTGCGGGCCCTCCGCGGGATCGACTTCCGCGTCGACCCCGGTGAGTTCGTCGCCATCGTCGGCCCCTCCGGCTCCGGGAAGTCGACCCTGTTGAACATGCTCGGCCTGCTCGACGTGCCCACGAGCGGCGTCGTCGAACTGGAGGGCGTCGACGTGGAGACGTTCGGCGACGCCGAGCGCACCCGCCGCCGCAAGGAGACGATCGGCTTCGTCTTCCAGAGCTTCCACCTCATCCCGACGCTCTCGGCCGTCGAGAACGTCGAGGTGCCGCGGCTGCTCGACCGCACGCCCGCGCGGACCCGCGAGGTCGCCGAGGACCTGCTCGACCGGATGGGGCTGGGAGACCGCCTCGGCCACTACCCGGACGAGCTGTCGGGCGGCCAGAAACAGCGCGTCGCCATCGCCCGCGCGCTCGTGAACGACCCGCGGCTCGTCCTCGCAGACGAGCCGACGGGCAACCTCGACCGCGACACCGGCGACCAGATCCTCGCGGAGTTCGACGCGATCACCGACGAGGGCGTCTCCGTCGTCACCGTCACCCACGACGACTACGTCGCGCAGTTCGCCGACCGCGTCGTCAACCTCATCGACGGCACCGTCCGCGAAGACGCGGAGGCGGTCACGGGATGA
- a CDS encoding IMP cyclohydrolase codes for MYIGRFVVVGPSVGAYRVSSRSFPNRKVTRRGDDTLTVVPTADADETDNPYVSYNCARTAGDGAVIGNGSHVDPIAEKYDRGYPARDALVEALHAMDYEKDDYDTPRVAGVVERDAGYVGIVRRDALLVREIDEPHLVATYEEDEPRPFEFEPRTAVAAARTAYGLEYEHAVCAAGVHVGDGSSGFAVQNTSEDE; via the coding sequence ATGTACATCGGACGGTTCGTGGTGGTCGGGCCGAGCGTGGGTGCGTACAGAGTCTCCTCGCGGTCGTTCCCGAATCGGAAGGTCACGCGCCGCGGCGACGACACGCTGACTGTGGTGCCGACGGCGGACGCCGACGAGACGGACAACCCCTACGTGTCGTACAACTGCGCGCGGACGGCCGGCGACGGGGCCGTTATCGGCAACGGTTCGCACGTGGATCCGATCGCCGAGAAGTACGATCGGGGGTACCCCGCCCGCGACGCGCTCGTGGAGGCGCTGCACGCGATGGACTACGAGAAGGACGACTACGACACGCCGCGGGTCGCCGGGGTCGTCGAGCGTGACGCCGGCTACGTCGGGATCGTCCGGCGGGACGCGTTGCTGGTTCGGGAGATCGACGAGCCCCATCTCGTGGCGACGTACGAGGAGGACGAGCCCCGGCCGTTCGAGTTCGAGCCGCGGACCGCTGTGGCGGCCGCGCGGACCGCCTACGGGCTGGAGTACGAGCACGCCGTCTGTGCGGCGGGCGTTCACGTCGGCGACGGGAGTAGCGGGTTCGCCGTACAGAACACGAGCGAGGACGAGTGA
- a CDS encoding metallophosphoesterase family protein, with protein sequence MRLGVISDVHGNRVALAAVLDDMPAVDGLVCAGDVVGYNPWPVECVAALRDRDVPTVMGNHDRAVATGTSFRFNAMAAAGVEHAREELDDDALAWLADLPDRRTVAGGRVAVAHGHPVDPDRYTYPREFSGELIDRAADRLGDGGDGNSGDGDDDAVAGGVDAADLEALVLGHTHVQGHRTFDEGVVLNPGSVGQPRDGDPRAGYAVLDLPDGDGTPTVEERRVAYDIDAVADAVADAGLPERIASRLYDGE encoded by the coding sequence ATGCGACTCGGCGTCATCTCCGACGTGCACGGTAACCGCGTCGCGCTGGCGGCCGTCCTCGACGACATGCCGGCGGTCGACGGCCTCGTCTGTGCCGGCGACGTGGTCGGCTACAACCCCTGGCCCGTCGAGTGCGTCGCGGCGCTGCGCGATCGCGACGTGCCGACCGTGATGGGGAATCACGACCGAGCGGTGGCGACGGGGACCTCCTTCCGGTTCAACGCGATGGCGGCTGCGGGTGTCGAACACGCCCGCGAGGAACTCGACGACGACGCGCTGGCGTGGCTTGCCGACCTCCCGGATCGCCGGACAGTCGCCGGCGGCCGCGTCGCCGTCGCCCACGGCCACCCGGTCGATCCCGACCGCTACACCTACCCACGGGAGTTCTCGGGCGAACTGATCGACCGCGCTGCCGACCGTCTCGGCGACGGCGGCGATGGCAACAGCGGCGACGGCGACGACGATGCTGTCGCGGGCGGCGTCGACGCCGCAGACCTCGAGGCGCTCGTCCTCGGCCACACGCACGTCCAGGGACACCGGACGTTCGATGAGGGGGTCGTCCTCAACCCGGGCAGCGTCGGCCAGCCCCGCGACGGCGACCCGCGGGCGGGGTATGCCGTGCTCGACCTGCCGGACGGCGACGGCACGCCGACCGTCGAGGAACGCCGCGTCGCGTACGACATCGACGCCGTCGCCGACGCGGTCGCCGACGCCGGGCTCCCCGAGCGGATCGCAAGCAGGCTGTACGACGGCGAGTGA